The Magnetofaba australis IT-1 genome includes a window with the following:
- the mamT gene encoding magnetosome protein MamT — protein sequence MLLLILGAGLLMYVKYKDTLNEWSTDRLPRYIRGEIFGSYPAPTQPTLQESVTETVSPKARKKAQAKMVVQRLPTIPRNAKLPHPYWGPCVKCHLIRGGAPPGSQPITPVGKVLEQASTLHKIGPPIRPDSTRRHPAAGRCIKCHDIVVSMPVPK from the coding sequence GTGCTGCTGCTGATTCTTGGAGCCGGTTTGCTGATGTACGTAAAGTACAAGGATACGCTCAATGAGTGGAGCACCGATCGCTTGCCGCGCTATATACGCGGTGAGATTTTCGGCTCATATCCAGCGCCCACGCAACCGACACTACAAGAGAGCGTGACAGAGACCGTTTCTCCTAAAGCGCGGAAAAAGGCGCAGGCAAAAATGGTGGTGCAGCGTCTACCAACGATTCCACGCAACGCCAAGTTGCCACACCCCTATTGGGGGCCTTGCGTGAAATGCCATCTGATTCGAGGAGGCGCGCCGCCGGGTAGTCAACCGATTACGCCGGTGGGCAAAGTATTGGAGCAGGCCTCTACATTGCACAAAATCGGGCCGCCAATTCGCCCGGATTCAACCCGAAGACACCCTGCGGCAGGTCGTTGCATCAAGTGTCATGATATCGTGGTGTCCATGCCAGTTCCCAAGTGA